From Phacochoerus africanus isolate WHEZ1 chromosome 13, ROS_Pafr_v1, whole genome shotgun sequence, a single genomic window includes:
- the LOC125113228 gene encoding uncharacterized protein LOC125113228: MKQHREINLKKTGHRLSKAKQKRNRKRKPKQNSPGKIMEENSIETLSYLTPGDQDPHQSEEEDLEDTQRELECSLTSALRNEVGDFVNGHKDERWENIISENSLPNVTSVVELDDAPKKHLPKEEDDLFLSLSLMPNESSVSCPTVTQSLSFVASDACSGTKVEKHIEHQDITALDIQNRCIETPCSIMQKRETVHESLLNETILCPPYGSRTSDKVLRKEQDINTTKHNYWAVFSNDLSDVELPLGSERQPYFGSWPEGPHKFVYEQRPKKERRQKLASPDSREQLIKLISTSEGVSEPGSSTETLTEEKLLIENEDLSPPTENIDSIIGTETNLCRSYFLQLDVLRSALHSTKNKKREQRGIFTLAPDLKLLGQSYISVKERETCDLLTESRGINISLEEEKGRLSEISNEDENKQKLTTFKHHSSWFYFDVVRDSLLNVGGQFYSHYLLFSRLRHSVYFYKNPIPSLILQYTSIFWKISFTSKKPILTFNSQTRVNDTLSDVKFPSSQILSSQTDTSYSFRVTSDLPFLNERLGEKLETREEPKPLHFLQTEDNQDLTSTDCFDSLQLPLSQEFAFQLVKLFGSPGVPVESLLPDDYVVPLDRNTLKMIYLQWKTSVEKRQKKIG; the protein is encoded by the exons ATGAAACAGCACAg agaaataaatttgaagaaaactgGGCACAGGCTCAGCAAAGccaaacagaagagaaacagaaaaagaaagccaaaacagAACAGTCCTGGTAAAATCATGGAGGAAAACTCAATTGAAACCTTAAGTTACCTCACACCAGGAGATCAGGACCCACATCAGAGTGAAGAGGAAGACTTAGAAGACACCCAAAGAGAATTAGAGTGTTCCTTAACTAGTGCTCTGAGAAATGAAGTAGGAGATTTTGTGAATGGCCATAAAGATGAAAGATGGGAAAACATAATTTCTGAAAACAGTTTGCCAAATGTTACGTCTGTCGTTGAGTTGGACGATGCACCAAAGAAACACCTCCCCAAGGAAGAGGATGACTTGTTTCTAAGTTTGTCATTGATGCCAAATGAAAGCTCTGTTTCTTGCCCTACAGTGACTCAAAGTCTTTCCTTCGTAGCAAGTGATGCCTGCTCCGGCACAAAGGTAGAAAAGCACATTGAACATCAGGATATCACTGCATTAGACATCCAGAACCGATGTATCGAAACCCCATGCTCAATTATGCAGAAGAGAGAGACAGTGCATGAGAGTCTCCTGAATGAAACAATTCTCTGCCCACCATATGGATCCAGAACTTCAGAtaaagttttaagaaaagaaCAAGACATAAATACAACTAAACACAATTATTGGGCTGTTTTCTCAAATGACTTATCTGATGTAGAATTACCTTTGGGTTCTGAGAGACAACCCTATTTTGGTAGCTGGCCTGAGGGACCTCATAAGTTTGTGTATGAACAGAGACCTAAGAAAGAGAGACGGCAAAAGCTGGCTTCTCCTGACAGCAGGGAGCAATTGATTAAATTGATCTCCACTTCTGAAGGAGTGTCAGAGCCAGGAAGCAGTACAGAAACATTGACAGAAGAGAAGCTATTGATAGAAAATGAAGATTTGTCACCTCCAACTGAGAATATAGACTCAATCATAGGAACAGAGACAAATCTCTGTAGAAGCTACTTCCTTCAGCTGGATGTCCTAAGGAGTGCCTTACACTCAACGAAGAATAAAAAAAGGGAGCAGAGAGGGATTTTCACGTTGGCACCAGACTTAAAATTACTGGGACAGAGTTATATCAGTGTAAAAGAAAGGGAGACATGTGACTTGTTAACAGAAAGCCGTGGAATAAACATttctttggaagaagaaaaaggcagacTTTCAGAAATAAGTAATGAAGATGAGAATAAGCAGAAACTTACAACTTTCAAACATCATTCATCATGGTTTTACTTTGACGTTGTCAGAGATTCTCTTCTAAATGTTGGTGGACAGTTTTATTCTCATTACCTGCTGTTTAGTAGACTAAGGCACTCTGTGTATTTTTACAAAAACCCCATTCCTTCTCTTATCTTGCAGTATACATCTATCTTTTGGAAGATATCTTTTACAAGCAAGAAACCAATTTTGACTTTCAACTCTCAAACAAGAGTAAATGATACATTAAGTGATGTAAAATTTCCTTCTTCACAGATTTTAAGTAGCCAGACTGATACTTCATACTCTTTTAGGGTCACTTCTGATCTTCCCTTTTTAAACGAAAGGCTTGGCGAAAAGCTCGAGACAAGGGAAGAACCTAAGCCATTACACTTCTTACAAACTGAGGATAACCAAGATTTAACAAGCACTGACTGCTTTGATTCCCTTCAGCTACCATTATCACAAGAGTTTGCCTTTCAACTAGTAAAGCTTTTTGGATCTCCTGGAGTTCCAGTGG AATCTTTGTTGCCTGATGACTACGTGGTTCCCCTTGACAGGAACACTCTGAAGATGATCTATTTGCAGTGGAAGACATCAGTAGAG aaaagacagaagaagattggttaa